A genome region from Pygocentrus nattereri isolate fPygNat1 chromosome 10, fPygNat1.pri, whole genome shotgun sequence includes the following:
- the clec14a gene encoding C-type lectin domain family 14 member A: MDYWTGLYFLNILNVVFCTPDAFYTVNLDYYSFEKAQTSCKSAGNGILTDMGKPQETKKILKAIEDKRNENLTSFWIGLKKNRAACVEPRLPLKGFFWIVDNSTEFEADKWKSEPKSTCTSALCGLLSVNYSGSAIESWQLDSGTCKQTNPFICKHEGQIEKPCPGPLINGPFDSMQKTNDPYTLHVTCKDNKTFTLSCSTTTHEWTLVNNPKTDISRLCLECEKGYEKNAGGNCVDVDECEQFQPCKHCSNTVGSYICKCPDGTEGTDKNCKKPKETPTFMTSPDNTDFQEKTSPSSVENTPQPHSTIESSVHIEGSTGDLSNIIFPVIIALLIFVVLVVIIAGIVKCCLIRRSKKRAKKRAEASKESMALNGSDSMDKVNEKEVF; encoded by the coding sequence ATGGATTACTGGACTGGATTATATTTTCTCAACATTCTGAATGTCGTCTTTTGCACGCCTGATGCATTCTACACTGTAAACTTGGATTACTATTCATTTGAAAAAGCTCAAACATCCTGCAAGTCTGCCGGTAACGGTATTTTGACTGACATGGGCAAACCACAGGAAACTAAAAAGATTCTGAAAGCCATTGAGGACAAGAGAAATGAAAACTTAACTTCTTTTTGGATTGGCTTGAAGAAAAATAGGGCAGCGTGTGTTGAACCCAGGCTTCCACTCAAGGGCTTCTTCTGGATTGTGGATAATAGTACTGAATTTGAGGCTGATAAGTGGAAATCAGAACCTAAAAGTACTTGCACAAGTGCTCTTTGTGGACTGCTCTCAGTGAACTACAGTGGCTCTGCAATAGAAAGCTGGCAGTTAGATTCTGGCACGTGCAAGCAAACAAATCCTTTTATTTGCAAACATGAAGGACAGATTGAGAAGCCTTGCCCTGGACCATTGATAAATGGACCTTTTGACTCCATGCAAAAAACGAACGACCCGTACACTCTTCACGTTACTTGTAAAGACAACAAAACTTTCACACTGTCCTGTTCAACAACCACCCATGAATGGACACTGGTGAACAACCCCAAGACAGACATATCACGACTCTGTCTGGAATGTGAAAAGGGCTACGAAAAGAATGCAGGAGGAAATTGTGTGGATGTAGATGAATGTGAACAATTCCAACCATGCAAACATTGCAGTAATACAGTGGGCTCATACATTTGTAAATGTCCAGATGGGACAGAGGGTACAGATAAAAACTGTAAGAAGCCAAAAGAAACTCCCACTTTTATGACTAGCCCTGATAACACCGATTTCCAGGAAAAAACATCTCCCTCTTCTGTGGAGAACACGCCTCAACCACACAGTACAATTGAGAGCAGTGTTCACATCGAGGGCAGCACTGGAGACCTGTCAAACATCATCTTCCCTGTCATTATAGCTTTGCTGATCTTCGTGGTGCTAGTTGTGATCATTGCAGGCATTGTCAAATGCTGCCTCATAAGACGCTCTAAGAAACGGGCCAAGAAAAGGGCGGAGGCCTCTAAAGAGTCAATGGCTCTGAATGGATCGGATTCCATGGACAAGGTGAACGAAAAGGAGGTGTTCTAA
- the sstr1a gene encoding somatostatin receptor type 1 → MLPNGSFRSLEDGSFLNASSNETHGESHGSAILISFVYSVVCLVGLCGNSMVIYVIFRYAKMKTATNIYILNLAIADELLMLSVPFLVTSSLLHHWPFGSFLCRLVLSVDAINMFTSIYCLTVLSIDRYIAVVHPIKAARYRRPTVAKMVNLAVWMFSILVILPIIIFSTSTPNSDGSVACNMQMPEPQRRWMAVFVIYAFLMGFLFPVIAICMCYVLIIVKLRVVALKAGWQQRKKSERKITLMVMMVVTVFVICWMPFHIVQLVNVFVEQHNATLSQLAVVLGYANSCANPILYGFLSDNFKRSFQRILCLRWMDSAAEEPIDYYATALKSRGYSVDEFQPDNMESDSAYRNGTCTSRTTTL, encoded by the coding sequence ATGCTGCCCAACGGCTCGTTCCGGAGTCTGGAGGACGGCTCGTTCCTCAACGCATCCAGCAACGAAACGCACGGCGAGTCTCACGGCAGCGCGATCCTCATCTCCTTCGTCTACTCGGTGGTGTGTCTGGTGGGGCTCTGCGGCAACTCCATGGTCATCTATGTCATTTTCAGATACGCTAAAATGAAAACGGCCACCAACATTTACATCCTGAACTTGGCGATCGCGGACGAGCTGCTGATGCTGAGCGTGCCGTTCCTGGTGACCTCCTCGCTGCTTCACCACTGGCCGTTCGGCTCCTTCCTGTGCCGTCTGGTTCTGAGCGTCGATGCCATCAACATGTTCACCAGCATCTACTGCTTGACCGTGCTGAGCATTGACCGCTACATCGCCGTGGTGCACCCGATAAAAGCCGCACGCTACAGGAGACCCACCGTCGCCAAAATGGTCAACTTGGCTGTGTGGATGTTCTCTATTCTGGTCATCCTGCCCATCATCATCTTCTCCACCTCTACACCGAACTCGGACGGCTCGGTGGCTTGCAACATGCAGATGCCCGAGCCGCAGCGCCGGTGGATGGCCGTGTTCGTCATTTACGCGTTTCTGATGGGCTTTCTTTTCCCGGTAATTGCCATCTGCATGTGCTACGTCCTGATCATAGTCAAGCTGCGGGTGGTGGCCCTGAAAGCGGGCTGGCAGCAGCGCAAAAAGTCCGAGCGGAAGATCACACTCATGGTCATGATGGTGGTGACCGTGTTCGTGATCTGCTGGATGCCTTTCCACATCGTGCAGCTTGTCAACGTGTTCGTGGAGCAGCATAACGCCACGCTCAGTCAGCTGGCCGTGGTTTTAGGTTACGCCAACAGCTGCGCCAACCCCATCCTGTACGGATTCCTGTCGGACAATTTCAAACGCTCCTTCCAAAGAATCCTGTGCCTTCGGTGGATGGACAGCGCGGCCGAGGAGCCCATCGACTACTACGCTACAGCACTGAAAAGTCGGGGGTACAGTGTGGACGAATTTCAGCCGGACAATATGGAGTCGGACAGCGCGTACAGGAACGGGACTTGCACCTCGAGAACTACAACACTATAG